One region of Bosea sp. 29B genomic DNA includes:
- a CDS encoding HigA family addiction module antitoxin, translating into MARVRTHPGEILREEYLEPLGMSARALAKALDVPGNRISDILRQRRDVSADTAIRLGRFFGTDPRFWLNLQTAHDLSKAETEQDYSAIHPHAA; encoded by the coding sequence ATGGCGCGAGTGAGGACCCATCCCGGCGAAATCCTGCGCGAGGAGTATCTGGAGCCACTCGGAATGAGCGCACGGGCGCTCGCCAAGGCACTCGACGTGCCCGGCAACCGGATCAGTGACATCCTGCGCCAGCGGCGTGACGTCTCCGCCGATACCGCGATCCGGCTCGGCCGCTTTTTCGGAACCGACCCGCGCTTCTGGCTCAACCTGCAAACCGCCCACGACCTGTCCAAGGCCGAGACCGAGCAGGACTACTCCGCGATCCATCCCCACGCTGCCTGA
- a CDS encoding type II toxin-antitoxin system RelE/ParE family toxin produces the protein MILGFTDRDTERLFRGEACAARWRAIERIAPRKLDMLDAAVTVGDLRSPPGNRLEALKGDRKGQWSIRINDQWRLCFRWDGDGPEAVQIVDYH, from the coding sequence ATGATCCTGGGCTTTACCGACAGGGATACGGAGCGCTTGTTTCGCGGCGAAGCCTGCGCCGCCCGCTGGCGAGCGATCGAAAGGATCGCACCGCGCAAGCTCGATATGCTCGACGCCGCCGTGACCGTCGGCGATCTGCGCTCGCCGCCGGGCAACCGGCTCGAGGCGCTGAAAGGCGACCGCAAGGGGCAGTGGAGCATCCGGATCAACGACCAATGGCGGCTCTGCTTCCGCTGGGACGGCGACGGCCCTGAGGCGGTCCAGATCGTCGACTATCATTGA
- a CDS encoding FAD-dependent oxidoreductase, whose product MQPFRHFAYRRSPDQDVATPARRPVVIVGAGPVGLTLALDLARRQVPVVLIDDADRIGEGSRAICFAKRTLEIFDRLGLAQAMVEKGVTWQKGRVFRGDAELYEFDLLPEGGHKQPAFINLQQFYVEAALVDAVLAEPLVDLRWSNRLSGVDNRDDGVKLTIATPDGDYSLHADWLVACDGARSPTRGLLGLEFRGEAFEDRFLIADVKMTAPFPTERWFWFDPPFHSGQSALLHKQPDDIWRIDLQLGPDADPEHEKQPQIVRPRIERMLGHADFALEWVSVYRFQCRRLDRFLHGRVVFAGDAAHQVSPFGARGANSGIQDADNLGWKLALVTQRRSPASLLDSYDSERVAAADENILNSTRATDFIAPRSPGERLLREAALSLAPLTGFAKRFVNSGRLSVASAYAGSPLSVDDDGWEGGLLPGAPFLDAPLAGALHSWLSEAFAAGQAILIGEGAAEIAPADVLAIEPAAGDGTLRQRYALEQGAAVLLRPDGHVAARFREPNRAAIEAAIARMEGRG is encoded by the coding sequence ATGCAGCCCTTTCGCCATTTCGCCTATCGCCGCAGCCCGGACCAAGACGTTGCCACGCCCGCCCGCCGCCCCGTCGTCATCGTTGGCGCCGGCCCGGTCGGGCTGACGCTGGCGCTCGATCTGGCGCGCCGGCAGGTTCCGGTCGTGCTGATCGACGATGCCGACCGGATCGGCGAGGGCTCGCGCGCCATCTGCTTCGCCAAGCGCACGCTCGAGATTTTCGATCGGCTCGGGCTGGCGCAGGCGATGGTCGAGAAGGGCGTGACCTGGCAGAAGGGCAGGGTTTTTCGCGGCGATGCCGAGCTCTATGAATTCGACCTCCTGCCCGAGGGCGGCCACAAGCAGCCGGCCTTCATCAATCTCCAGCAGTTTTATGTCGAGGCGGCGCTGGTCGACGCGGTATTGGCCGAGCCGCTGGTCGATCTGCGCTGGAGCAACCGCCTCAGCGGCGTCGACAACCGTGATGACGGCGTCAAGCTGACGATCGCCACGCCGGACGGCGATTACTCCCTGCACGCCGACTGGCTCGTCGCCTGCGACGGCGCGCGTTCGCCGACGCGCGGCCTGCTCGGCCTGGAGTTCCGCGGCGAGGCTTTCGAAGACCGTTTCCTCATCGCCGATGTGAAGATGACCGCGCCGTTCCCGACCGAGCGCTGGTTCTGGTTCGATCCGCCCTTCCATTCCGGTCAGTCGGCGCTGCTGCACAAGCAGCCTGACGACATCTGGCGCATCGACCTCCAGCTCGGCCCCGATGCCGATCCCGAGCATGAGAAGCAGCCGCAGATCGTGCGGCCCCGGATCGAACGCATGCTCGGCCATGCCGACTTCGCGCTCGAATGGGTTTCGGTCTATCGCTTCCAGTGCCGCCGGCTCGACCGCTTCCTGCATGGCCGCGTGGTCTTCGCCGGCGATGCTGCCCATCAGGTCTCGCCCTTCGGCGCGCGCGGCGCCAATTCCGGCATCCAGGACGCCGACAATCTCGGCTGGAAGCTGGCGCTGGTCACGCAGCGCAGGAGCCCGGCCTCGTTGCTGGACAGCTATGACAGCGAGCGCGTCGCCGCCGCCGACGAGAACATCCTGAACTCGACACGGGCGACCGACTTCATCGCGCCGCGCTCGCCGGGCGAGCGCCTCTTGCGCGAGGCGGCGCTGTCGCTGGCGCCGCTGACCGGCTTCGCCAAGCGCTTCGTCAATTCCGGCCGGCTTTCGGTGGCCAGCGCCTATGCCGGCTCGCCGCTCTCGGTTGATGATGATGGCTGGGAAGGCGGCCTGCTGCCGGGCGCGCCCTTCCTCGACGCGCCGCTGGCCGGTGCTCTTCATAGCTGGCTGAGCGAGGCCTTCGCGGCGGGGCAGGCCATCCTGATCGGTGAGGGCGCGGCGGAGATTGCGCCCGCCGACGTCCTCGCGATCGAGCCGGCTGCTGGCGATGGCACCCTGCGCCAGCGCTATGCCCTGGAGCAGGGTGCAGCCGTGCTGCTGCGGCCAGACGGGCATGTCGCCGCCCGGTTCCGCGAGCCGAATCGGGCCGCGATCGAAGCCGCGATCGCGCGGATGGAGGGCAGGGGATGA
- a CDS encoding DUF2783 domain-containing protein, with amino-acid sequence MNAAATTSPASKLARESRFADPDAAFRLLAQAHRDLDERASAALNARLVLILANHIGDEQVLREAVALAHEAG; translated from the coding sequence ATGAATGCAGCGGCCACCACGTCGCCTGCGAGCAAGCTCGCGCGCGAATCGCGCTTCGCCGATCCCGACGCCGCCTTCCGCCTGCTCGCCCAGGCGCATCGCGACCTCGATGAGCGCGCAAGCGCCGCGCTTAATGCCCGCCTCGTCCTGATCCTCGCCAATCATATCGGCGACGAACAGGTGCTGCGCGAAGCCGTGGCGCTGGCGCACGAGGCAGGCTAG
- a CDS encoding GNAT family N-acetyltransferase, translated as MLPVLGTERLLLKPRTEADLDFIATLNTDPLVMRHIAAVGDPAMGREGVAARSFLHVARGLGYWTVFARTDESGPLGYVGLIPDGDDLEQAQISYRFATRHWGQGFAREAVGRLLRYAFVTLDLPEILVVTHPQNVASLQLAARLGFEADTVRDAPTIGDPPVAAACFRQTRAAWRKTAQAAIGLNAK; from the coding sequence ATGCTGCCGGTGCTGGGAACCGAGCGCCTCCTGCTGAAACCGCGAACCGAAGCCGATCTCGACTTCATCGCCACGCTCAATACCGACCCGCTGGTGATGCGCCATATCGCGGCGGTCGGGGATCCAGCGATGGGGCGCGAAGGCGTCGCGGCGCGCAGCTTCCTGCATGTCGCGCGCGGGCTCGGCTACTGGACAGTGTTCGCCCGTACCGACGAAAGCGGACCGCTCGGCTATGTCGGCCTCATCCCTGACGGCGACGATCTGGAACAAGCGCAGATCAGCTATCGTTTCGCCACGCGCCATTGGGGACAGGGTTTCGCCCGAGAGGCCGTGGGGCGGCTACTCCGCTACGCCTTCGTGACGCTCGACCTTCCCGAGATCCTGGTGGTCACGCATCCGCAGAACGTCGCATCGCTGCAACTCGCCGCGCGACTCGGCTTCGAAGCCGACACGGTGCGGGACGCGCCGACCATCGGCGATCCGCCGGTAGCGGCCGCCTGCTTTCGCCAGACTCGGGCCGCCTGGCGAAAAACCGCTCAGGCGGCGATCGGCTTGAACGCCAAGTAG
- a CDS encoding CreA family protein, with translation MSFRRCLLAASAVLALAGVAVPAAAQEDLIFKKSTVWKMLTPDDKLAVYGVDDPVVEGVACHYTVPEKGGVSGMFGVAEEVSDVSLACRQIGPIRFKEKASQGDVVFRERRSLIWKKMQIVRGCDTKRNVLIYMVYTDKLIDGSPQNSTSSVPIMPWGSSGDVPKCSEWVR, from the coding sequence ATGAGCTTTCGTCGTTGTCTTCTCGCTGCCTCGGCGGTGCTTGCCCTTGCCGGCGTCGCTGTGCCGGCCGCAGCGCAGGAGGACCTGATCTTCAAGAAGTCGACGGTCTGGAAGATGCTGACCCCGGACGACAAGCTCGCCGTCTACGGCGTCGACGATCCCGTCGTCGAGGGCGTCGCCTGCCACTATACCGTACCTGAGAAGGGCGGTGTCTCCGGCATGTTCGGCGTCGCCGAGGAGGTCTCCGACGTTTCGCTCGCCTGCCGGCAGATCGGCCCGATCCGCTTCAAGGAAAAGGCCTCGCAGGGCGATGTCGTCTTCCGCGAGCGCCGCTCGCTGATCTGGAAGAAGATGCAGATCGTGCGCGGCTGCGACACCAAGCGCAACGTGCTGATCTACATGGTCTACACCGACAAGCTGATCGACGGCTCGCCGCAGAACTCGACCTCGAGCGTGCCGATCATGCCCTGGGGCAGCAGCGGCGACGTGCCGAAATGCTCGGAATGGGTGAGATGA
- the cysS gene encoding cysteine--tRNA ligase, with protein MQPTLRLYNTLTRTKEVFTPVDPQNVRMYVCGPTVYDYAHIGNARPVIVFDVLYRLLRQLYGEGHVRYARNLTDVDDKINARAARDFPDLPLNEAIAKVTQATTAQFHADVDALGNLRPDDEPRATGHIEEMKAIIERLIARGVAYVAEEHVLFHVPAVAGLKNAPRYGSLARRSLDEMEAGARVDVAPYKRDPMDFVLWKPSRAGIDPGWPSPAGIKTPGRPGWHIECSAMSMKTLLEPFGGGLTCDDPARNVFDIHGGGIDLVFPHHENELAQSCCAFGAAGGAARMANYWMHNGFLQVEGEKMSKSLGNFVTINELLATDTFGGRTWPGEVLRLAMLKTHYRQPIDWTVKALEEAEKTLTDWAAAAGAAEAGQVPAGVIEALADDLNTSQVLAELHALRKAGDHAGLKASLALLGIALPEVPVAEIDDVLRAKVEASIAARLAARKAKNFAESDRLRDELVAMGIVLMDGKDPATGELITSWEVKR; from the coding sequence ATGCAGCCGACCCTCAGGCTCTACAACACGCTGACGCGGACGAAGGAGGTCTTCACCCCCGTCGATCCCCAGAACGTGCGCATGTATGTCTGCGGCCCGACGGTCTATGACTACGCTCATATCGGCAATGCCCGGCCGGTCATTGTCTTCGACGTGCTCTACCGGTTGCTGCGGCAGCTCTATGGCGAGGGCCATGTTCGCTATGCGCGCAACCTCACCGACGTCGACGACAAGATCAACGCCCGCGCCGCGCGCGATTTTCCCGATCTGCCGCTGAACGAGGCGATCGCGAAGGTCACGCAGGCGACGACGGCGCAGTTCCACGCCGATGTCGATGCGCTCGGCAATCTGCGTCCGGATGACGAGCCGCGCGCCACCGGCCATATCGAGGAGATGAAGGCGATCATCGAGCGCCTGATTGCGCGCGGCGTCGCCTATGTCGCCGAAGAGCATGTGCTCTTTCATGTGCCCGCCGTCGCCGGCCTGAAAAACGCGCCGCGCTACGGCTCGCTCGCCCGCCGCTCGCTCGACGAGATGGAGGCCGGGGCACGAGTGGATGTCGCTCCCTATAAAAGGGATCCGATGGATTTCGTGCTGTGGAAGCCGAGCCGCGCCGGGATCGATCCGGGCTGGCCCTCGCCGGCCGGCATCAAGACGCCCGGCCGCCCCGGCTGGCACATCGAATGCTCGGCCATGTCGATGAAGACGCTGCTCGAGCCGTTCGGCGGCGGCCTCACATGCGACGATCCCGCCAGGAACGTCTTCGACATCCATGGCGGCGGCATCGATCTCGTCTTCCCGCATCACGAGAACGAGCTGGCCCAGAGCTGCTGCGCCTTCGGCGCGGCAGGCGGTGCTGCGCGCATGGCGAACTACTGGATGCACAACGGCTTCCTGCAGGTCGAAGGCGAGAAGATGTCGAAGTCGCTCGGCAACTTCGTCACCATCAACGAGCTGCTGGCGACCGACACTTTCGGCGGGCGGACATGGCCCGGCGAGGTGCTGCGCCTTGCGATGCTGAAGACCCATTACCGCCAGCCGATCGACTGGACGGTGAAGGCGCTGGAGGAGGCGGAGAAGACGCTGACAGATTGGGCTGCTGCTGCCGGAGCGGCGGAGGCCGGGCAGGTCCCTGCCGGCGTGATCGAAGCGCTGGCCGATGATCTCAACACCTCGCAGGTGCTTGCCGAGCTGCACGCCCTGCGCAAGGCGGGTGACCATGCCGGGCTGAAGGCGAGCCTTGCCTTGCTCGGCATCGCCCTGCCGGAGGTGCCCGTGGCCGAGATCGATGATGTCCTGCGGGCAAAGGTCGAGGCGTCGATCGCCGCCCGTCTCGCTGCCCGCAAGGCGAAGAATTTCGCCGAATCCGATCGCCTTCGCGACGAACTCGTCGCGATGGGCATCGTGCTCATGGACGGCAAGGACCCGGCCACCGGCGAGCTGATTACCAGCTGGGAGGTGAAGCGATGA
- the cimA gene encoding citramalate synthase, which translates to MSVGAPATLAEAAPRKGGEATLARIHLFDTTLRDGAQTTGVDFSLDDKRAVAAMLDKLGIDYVEGGYPGANPLDTAFFAQKPTQRAKFAAFGMTKRAGRSASNDPGIAALLDAKADAIVFVAKSWDYHVHVALEISLEDNLDGIRDSVATAKAAGREVMLDCEHFFDGYKANPDYALACARTAYEAGARWVVLCDTNGGTLPDEVGRIVAEVSKVVPGDNLGIHAHDDCGCAVANSLAAVEAGVRQIQGTLNGLGERCGNANLVTLIGALKLKERYNRRFALGVDEGELGELTHVSRALDEMLNRAPNRHAPFVGASAFATKAGIHASAVLKDPRTYEHVAPDLVGNVRKVLVSDQGGKSNLVAELERIGVTIGRDDPRLSRVLEELKEKEAQGYAFEGADASFYLLAKRILGELPAYFEIERFTANVERRYNALGELVTFSEAIVKVKVGEESLISVAESALGPVNALDLALRKDLGRYQSLIGGLRLVDYKVRVFQGGTDAVTRVLIESADETGERWTTVGVSANIIDASFQALVDSITYKLMREGATA; encoded by the coding sequence ATGAGCGTCGGGGCTCCCGCCACGCTGGCCGAGGCTGCGCCGCGCAAAGGCGGCGAAGCGACGCTCGCCCGCATCCACCTCTTCGATACGACGCTGCGCGACGGCGCCCAGACCACCGGCGTCGACTTCTCGCTCGACGACAAGCGCGCGGTTGCGGCGATGCTCGACAAGCTCGGCATCGACTATGTCGAGGGCGGCTATCCCGGCGCCAATCCGCTCGACACCGCCTTCTTTGCGCAGAAGCCGACGCAGCGCGCGAAGTTCGCCGCCTTCGGCATGACCAAGCGGGCAGGGCGCTCTGCCTCCAACGATCCCGGCATCGCCGCGCTGCTCGATGCGAAGGCCGACGCCATCGTCTTCGTCGCCAAAAGCTGGGACTATCACGTCCATGTCGCGCTCGAGATCTCGCTCGAGGACAATCTCGACGGCATCCGCGACAGCGTCGCTACCGCAAAAGCGGCCGGCCGCGAGGTGATGCTCGATTGCGAGCACTTCTTCGATGGCTACAAGGCCAATCCCGACTATGCACTCGCCTGCGCCCGCACCGCCTATGAGGCCGGCGCGCGCTGGGTCGTGCTCTGCGACACCAATGGCGGCACGCTGCCGGACGAGGTCGGGAGGATCGTCGCCGAGGTCTCGAAGGTCGTGCCGGGCGACAATCTCGGCATCCATGCCCATGACGATTGCGGCTGCGCCGTCGCCAATTCGCTCGCCGCGGTCGAGGCGGGCGTGCGCCAGATCCAGGGCACGCTGAACGGCCTCGGCGAGCGCTGCGGCAATGCGAACCTCGTCACGCTGATCGGCGCGCTCAAGCTGAAGGAGCGCTACAATCGCCGCTTCGCGCTTGGCGTCGACGAGGGTGAGCTCGGCGAGCTCACCCATGTCTCGCGCGCGCTCGACGAGATGCTGAACCGGGCGCCGAACCGCCATGCGCCCTTTGTCGGCGCCTCCGCCTTCGCCACTAAGGCCGGCATTCACGCCTCGGCCGTGCTGAAGGACCCGCGCACTTACGAGCATGTCGCGCCCGATCTGGTCGGCAACGTCCGGAAAGTCCTGGTCTCCGACCAGGGCGGCAAGTCGAACCTCGTCGCGGAGCTGGAGCGCATCGGCGTCACCATCGGCCGCGACGATCCGAGGCTCTCGCGCGTGCTGGAGGAGCTGAAGGAGAAGGAGGCGCAGGGTTATGCCTTCGAGGGCGCGGATGCCTCGTTCTATCTGCTCGCCAAGCGCATCCTCGGCGAATTGCCGGCCTATTTCGAGATCGAGCGCTTCACCGCCAATGTCGAGCGCCGCTACAATGCGCTGGGCGAGCTCGTCACCTTCTCCGAGGCGATCGTCAAGGTGAAGGTCGGCGAGGAATCGCTGATCTCGGTCGCCGAAAGCGCGCTCGGCCCGGTCAATGCGCTCGATCTCGCCTTGCGCAAGGATCTCGGCCGCTACCAGTCGCTGATCGGTGGCCTGAGGCTGGTCGATTACAAGGTCCGCGTCTTCCAGGGCGGCACCGACGCGGTGACGCGCGTGCTGATCGAATCCGCCGACGAGACCGGCGAGCGCTGGACCACGGTCGGCGTGAGCGCCAACATCATCGACGCCTCGTTCCAGGCGCTGGTCGACTCGATCACCTACAAGCTGATGCGCGAAGGCGCGACGGCTTAA
- a CDS encoding nucleoside triphosphate hydrolase, translating into MRTAENIATGIVERARGRRRIVVGLAGAPGAGKSTLSERLLAALPAGEAAQVPMDGFHFDNAVLDAMGLRHRKGAPQTFDCAGLKATLRRVRSDEGEVAVPLFDRRADLARAGAAIIPADARFVLVEGNYLLLDQAPWSELAPLFDLTIFIDVPMAELERRLLARWTDLGRSEEAARAWVEGNDLPNARLVVENSRRADIIWRNGAAAP; encoded by the coding sequence ATGCGGACAGCCGAGAACATCGCCACGGGGATCGTCGAGCGCGCGCGCGGCCGGCGCCGCATCGTTGTCGGGCTCGCCGGCGCTCCGGGCGCTGGCAAGTCGACGCTGAGCGAGCGTTTGCTCGCAGCGCTGCCGGCAGGCGAAGCGGCGCAGGTGCCGATGGACGGCTTCCATTTCGACAATGCGGTGCTCGATGCGATGGGGCTGCGCCATCGCAAGGGCGCCCCGCAGACCTTCGACTGCGCCGGGCTCAAAGCGACGCTGCGGCGCGTTCGGTCGGACGAGGGGGAGGTGGCGGTGCCGCTCTTTGATCGGCGGGCCGATCTTGCTCGCGCCGGTGCGGCGATCATCCCGGCCGATGCGCGTTTCGTGCTGGTCGAGGGCAACTACCTCCTGCTCGACCAGGCGCCCTGGTCGGAGCTCGCACCACTCTTCGACCTGACGATCTTCATCGATGTGCCGATGGCCGAATTGGAGCGCCGGCTGCTCGCTCGCTGGACCGATCTCGGTCGCAGCGAAGAGGCAGCGCGGGCCTGGGTCGAGGGCAACGATCTGCCCAATGCGCGGCTGGTGGTCGAGAACAGCCGGCGGGCCGATATCATTTGGCGGAATGGCGCCGCCGCGCCCTGA
- a CDS encoding ABC transporter ATP-binding protein/permease — protein sequence MSSPATPVPAPLARAAVLQPGSGFIATFQALWPYLWPPERADLRQRVVAAFVLLVIGRLVLMGVPFTFKWATDALANNPTSLSNWLPFLVGAPLALTVIYGFARVGSAAFVQLRDAIFAPVFMHAVRTLALQTFGHLHHLSLRFHLERKTGGLTRVLERGRNGIEEMVRLGLNQLVPVIIEVTLIITVLLWLFDWRYVVVLVVMVVGYMAYTIKATEWRIAIRAQMNESDTDANAKAIDSLLNYETVKYFGAEARETARYDVSMARYERNSIKAYTSLAWLNFGQAAIFAAGLTISMVMCVRGFQAGTNTVGDFVLINAMLIQLYIPLNFMGTVYREIKQATLDIEQMFSLIGRDPEIQDKPGAQPLDVRAGTVTFEDVHFAYVPERPILRGVSFEVPAGKTIAIVGPSGAGKSTISRLLFRFYEPQAGRILIDGQDIAEVQQVSLRSAIGMVPQDTVLFNDTIEYNLRYGRPEATQGEIEDAARLAQIDRFIKSLPEGYQTSVGERGLKLSGGEKQRVAIARTILKGPPVLVLDEATSALDSFTEKEIQDALDRVSEGRTTLVIAHRLSTVVNADEIIVLDKGLIVERGHHRELLAADGVYAALWNRQRQVDEAKATLQRATQEEGESVRVSLTQ from the coding sequence ATGTCCTCGCCTGCCACACCGGTCCCGGCGCCCCTCGCGCGCGCCGCCGTGCTCCAGCCCGGCTCCGGCTTCATCGCCACCTTCCAGGCGCTCTGGCCCTATCTCTGGCCGCCGGAGCGGGCCGATCTGCGCCAGCGTGTCGTCGCCGCCTTCGTGCTGCTGGTGATCGGCCGGCTCGTGCTGATGGGCGTGCCCTTCACCTTCAAATGGGCGACGGATGCGCTCGCCAACAACCCGACCTCGCTATCGAACTGGTTGCCTTTCCTGGTCGGGGCGCCGCTGGCGCTGACCGTGATCTATGGCTTTGCCCGCGTCGGCTCGGCCGCCTTCGTGCAGTTGCGCGATGCGATCTTCGCGCCGGTGTTCATGCATGCGGTCAGGACGCTGGCGCTGCAGACCTTCGGCCATCTCCACCATCTCTCGCTGCGCTTCCATCTCGAGCGCAAGACCGGCGGGCTCACCCGCGTCCTGGAGCGCGGCCGCAACGGCATCGAGGAGATGGTCCGCCTCGGCCTCAACCAGCTCGTGCCGGTGATCATCGAGGTCACCCTGATCATCACCGTGCTGCTCTGGCTGTTCGACTGGCGCTATGTCGTCGTGCTGGTCGTGATGGTGGTCGGCTACATGGCCTACACCATCAAGGCCACCGAATGGCGCATTGCCATCCGCGCCCAGATGAACGAGTCCGACACTGACGCCAACGCCAAGGCGATCGACTCGCTGCTCAACTACGAGACGGTGAAGTATTTCGGTGCCGAGGCGCGCGAGACCGCCCGCTACGACGTCTCGATGGCGCGCTATGAGCGCAACTCGATCAAGGCTTACACCTCGCTCGCCTGGCTCAATTTCGGCCAGGCCGCGATCTTCGCGGCGGGCCTCACCATCTCGATGGTGATGTGCGTGCGTGGCTTCCAGGCCGGCACTAACACCGTCGGCGACTTCGTGCTGATCAACGCCATGCTGATCCAGCTCTACATACCGCTGAATTTCATGGGCACCGTCTATCGCGAGATCAAGCAGGCGACCCTCGACATCGAGCAGATGTTCTCGCTGATCGGCCGCGACCCGGAGATCCAGGACAAGCCAGGCGCCCAGCCGCTTGACGTCCGCGCCGGCACCGTCACCTTCGAGGACGTCCACTTCGCCTATGTGCCGGAGCGGCCGATCCTGCGCGGGGTCTCCTTCGAGGTGCCCGCCGGCAAAACGATCGCGATCGTCGGCCCCTCAGGCGCCGGCAAGTCGACGATCTCGCGTCTGCTGTTCCGCTTCTACGAGCCGCAAGCCGGCCGCATCCTGATCGACGGCCAGGATATCGCCGAGGTCCAGCAAGTCAGCCTGCGCTCGGCGATCGGCATGGTCCCGCAGGACACGGTGCTGTTCAATGACACCATCGAATACAATCTGCGCTATGGCCGCCCCGAGGCGACTCAAGGAGAGATCGAGGACGCCGCGCGGCTCGCCCAGATCGACCGCTTCATCAAGTCGCTGCCAGAGGGCTACCAGACCTCGGTCGGCGAGCGCGGCCTCAAGCTCTCGGGCGGCGAGAAGCAGCGCGTCGCCATCGCCCGCACCATCCTGAAGGGGCCGCCGGTGCTGGTGCTGGACGAGGCGACCTCGGCGCTTGATTCCTTCACCGAGAAGGAGATCCAGGACGCGCTCGACCGGGTCAGCGAGGGCCGCACCACCCTGGTGATCGCCCACCGGCTCTCGACCGTGGTCAACGCCGACGAGATCATCGTCCTCGACAAGGGGCTGATCGTCGAGCGCGGCCACCACCGCGAACTGCTGGCCGCCGACGGCGTCTACGCCGCGCTCTGGAACCGCCAGCGCCAGGTCGACGAGGCCAAGGCGACGCTGCAGCGGGCGACCCAGGAAGAGGGCGAGAGCGTCAGGGTCAGCCTGACGCAGTGA
- a CDS encoding AraC family transcriptional regulator has product MSLADKALWVMERNSSRELTLSSIAAACNVSRSHLANAFGTASGWPVMAYLRARRLSEAAKRLAAGAPDILSVALEFGYGSHEAFTRAFRDQFGATPDEVRNSGSTDKLGLVAPLRLTNGRARTPVPTVRDLGRLRLVGQSAPCSYESAIGIPAQWQAFMCDHYADVADKAPGIPIGVCRAPDEDGCFEYMCATEVISAAPPRKPLAYLETEPRTYAVFEHRDHISTIFDTYTAIWNEALPAAGLNAANGPVLEFHNDAFDPGTGLGGLQIWIPLEHNGNGSGA; this is encoded by the coding sequence ATGTCGCTTGCCGACAAGGCACTTTGGGTGATGGAGCGCAATTCCAGCCGGGAACTGACGCTGAGCTCGATCGCGGCGGCCTGCAACGTCTCGCGCTCGCATCTCGCCAATGCCTTCGGAACCGCGAGCGGCTGGCCGGTGATGGCCTATCTCAGGGCACGGCGATTGAGCGAGGCGGCCAAGCGCCTCGCTGCAGGTGCCCCCGACATCCTCTCCGTCGCGCTCGAATTCGGCTACGGCTCGCACGAGGCCTTCACCCGCGCCTTCCGCGATCAGTTCGGGGCCACGCCGGATGAGGTCCGCAACAGCGGCAGCACCGACAAGCTCGGCCTCGTCGCGCCGCTGCGATTGACGAACGGGCGCGCCCGGACCCCTGTCCCGACCGTGCGGGACCTCGGTCGGCTGCGCCTCGTCGGTCAGTCCGCTCCGTGCTCCTATGAATCGGCGATCGGGATACCGGCGCAATGGCAGGCCTTCATGTGCGACCATTATGCCGACGTCGCCGACAAGGCTCCGGGCATACCGATCGGCGTCTGCCGCGCGCCCGATGAGGATGGCTGCTTCGAGTATATGTGCGCCACCGAGGTGATCTCGGCCGCTCCGCCGCGAAAGCCGCTGGCCTATCTGGAGACCGAACCTCGGACTTATGCCGTCTTCGAGCATCGCGACCATATCTCGACGATCTTCGATACCTACACGGCGATCTGGAACGAGGCGCTGCCTGCCGCTGGGCTCAATGCGGCAAACGGCCCCGTGCTCGAATTTCACAACGACGCTTTCGATCCGGGCACCGGGCTTGGCGGCCTGCAGATATGGATTCCGCTGGAGCACAACGGCAACGGGAGTGGGGCATGA